The nucleotide sequence atatagatatacttacatactaatttataaaatatatacacatgtatatgttaaatatacacttctatagaagatttccaatttataaaacaaatacacatgtatacgttaaatatacacttctatagaagatatatacatgtgtatacgcacCAATCAAtctatatatactactacttataaaatatactacattatatatacattacaatatatatagatatacttatatactaatgtataaaacatatacacatgtatacgttaaatatacacttctatagaagatatatgcacaaatatacaaaacatatgctacttaatataataaattaataatatttggaagtaaattaataatatattagaagtaagtttttaatttaaagtagaaaactagaaattcaatttaaaattttaaatcgttaaatgaaaaaaatataaaaagcaaggactaaggagtgaatgaatttggggaattttattgattgcaaaatgatccaaaatttataatttacatgaatgaaagatctacaaattatgcatcattttttccaaataattcatgttaatattaaagggaacttgcataggatagtcgaagtcaacgggggcaaaaccatgcattggacttgattctgctgagttctcccgtgaagtcataatttcttcaggttttagctcgtcgctcggctccggttccattccttggtttcttctttccgctctaattcaatctctgaggcaaactagaacattcattgcattgcttcctaatgagtgtcggttgtctccaagctgctgtcgtccctgactaaaggtgctctctgatgcaatggttgacattggaacattcaagatatctctagctaatcttgaaagcacaagatattgtgtttcattactcctccaccaatccaatgtgttgatccatcgtctgcgatTCTTTGGTGCCGTctaaagataatatttcagctcttcccgataagttgatgtgtaagttctctcatcaacactgttccaacaatttaaatcataaaacgaatcagaaaaaccactatgtgccagccttttagaagatgacggctcctcgggaggatgaggagcgacaattggagtgatatttgtaggtacggctaaatcaaaataaatcagcatagtgattatataatttttctatgtaatcttttgcatcagccgtagccgtccacaaatcaggttgtacttgttcagaatcatggttagaatttatttctaagttagtaaaaataagagtactaaagtggcacatattattatatttcatgcacggatttagcatagcaccaaccaagtaaatagagggaatcgggaaaaaatattttttaaatttcgtaaacatggcaccaacagcttctttataaccttttttatttttatattctttgagcaaaccagaaatatcagctatatatgccaaaatattacaaacagtaggataataagcaccgaaaaattcaaccgtagctacataaaaattttctaaaaacttaacaagatcattaattacaactcaatcagaattatgtagcatgcaatcaacagaatcagcaaatgaaccgcaatgttggttaaaagctagtgtgataggaattctatatttataacaagtttttaaaaattcatacgtagaattccatctagtatcaatttccacaggcatcaaaatcggtgtaagtccattttcttgacatttaactttaaattctctaattctcgatctacgattatttccttgaataaaaccaacggcaagacgaatttttttaatataaagctcaaaaaactcaagaccatcttttacaattaaattatatatatgatatgcacacttaatttgaaaaatttcaggcaagggcggagataacgtagatttttttttttatagcagtcttgttgttagaagcattatcaaaagcaatacataaaattttattttcgataccataatatccgacaattttaacaatagaatcaacaataaattgtccagtatgtttacgatcttcatcatataaaaagcaagaatacgtttttgcatcacgaaattactatccatccaatgacaagtaacggttaaataatcatttttatttatagcacgaccaagatcagaagttagggacaatctacattgaatattttttaacaatgttgataaataaaaataatattgtgaatggagtctaaaaatatcagaccgacaagtagttctaggaataccgttaaacataagattataaattgcttatatataacgaataaaggcatcagaagaaggaaaactaaaaggcaaacaacccacagctaccattttagctatttcttcccagtccctcaatttattatacttcttcgctacgtgaccggttgctgggtccattctaatTTGCGTTGGCACActaacatccccaccaccttgtgcaatatttaactctcttttgtgatcttcagctatatgtctcattaacgtacccgtacccccttgcttccctccacttctatgcttatatatttgttgacaaatattgcattgcacctcaatatctgatatacgttaaaaaaattgtcatgcaacactagttcttttacgaggtcttggggcactgggaggacggggagggagattaaccggttcagatctaacgttagcatctcctactgcgggtgtctcagcaatattttcattatcttcgtctaaattaaccgtaTCTAccgcaatattttcattatcttcgtctaaattaacagcatctacttcattttcttcttctataccgtaattttcctgagcttctacataatctatatcgtgagcacctacacctatttcttcctcaaaaggtgtaccaagcggtaccggaggcgaaggcacacgggtatatctactacttgaactacctctaccgctagtaagtcgttttttactaccactaccgcttccgggacaaaaaattttaacacctttagtagcgaggtttcttaatttatccataatacaaattaaattaaactaaaaatattcaaaatacacaaatatagtaaaattaaatattaaacaattaatacaataaataaaaattaaacgtaagagatggaacgacaataccaaatttaaaagtatccgaaggttgcgactttagaaactttcactcgtactttgtaaacgaaaaattaaaaaattaaagtgaacactttaagaaattaaatatattgaatatttgagaattgagaattgagatttgagagagaatgagatttgagagagtgaaaaattgtgtgaaaaatgatttaaagttgtagggtatttatagaatattttttgggattaaaaaatattttttaaagttaattttttttttttaataaatgggcccaaactagccgtttggaacCAAAAACGGCTATACCGGCGGGCCTGGACCGGACTTGGTCCGAACCGGGTTAGCCGggcacattttaaaaaaataactggcCAGTGACccgaaaccctaaagccctaaGGATTACCGGGCCGGGTCAAATCAGGTCGGGTTAGTACAAGGGCCAGGTTGGACTGGATCGGGccagcccacttgacacccttaacACAAACATCACATATTAATAACACCCTCATAAAATTTTATAATGCTTGCAATTTGGCGCGTGTAAATTGATAAAAACATATATCGATCAAGTACTAATTACACTTTCTATGAATTTTATTGATGTTATCGAGTACGTGTAAGTTTTAACCTTAAAAGATCATCAACAAGGCATTCTAGTGTGTTGTAGATTACTGCATACAAAATGACATAGACATCATGTACTAATATTATACCTTTATAGAATTTTATAAAGCTTGATTGCATGCAAGTTTGTACAGGCACAATGCATTAATAACACTAACAAGAACACACCATGTACTTAGCACACCCTTATAAAATCTTATAATACGGTGCAATTAACGGCAAAATGACACGAACACCATATACTAACAAAACTCCCTACAAAAATTTTTAATACATGATTGCATTCAAATTGACATAGACGCCATGATTATTTAATTACATGACGGAGCAAGCATTAGGGTTGTCATCACTGAATATGGTAACATATGCATTATCCTCAAATCTTGAAACTGTTCCTATAGTTGGGTTCTGATCCACCCTTCTAACATAACCAGGAGGAGCCTTCTTGTCATAAGCAGCAGCAGCATAGGGCTGTGCCACTAAATTGTAGGGCACATAAGGCCAAATCTCAGCCTTCTTTCCTGTTGACTTTGCCTTCTTTAACACCTTGTTTGCTTCCACATATCCTGTTACTGTCACCTTTTGTTGTTTCCTGTTTATCTCCACTGATTTTACTCCTACAATTAAacattaaataaattattcaaatttGTATAGATTAACCTATCAGGGAGGGCTCAGTAAATCTTTAAGCCCCAAAATCTTAAGGCCTCAAAAAAgtttaattgttaattttatgattttatttcccTTTAACAATATTgaatatagtaaaataaaaattattatcattcaatagaaatattttgaaactttgaattaaactactcatatttttataataataaataatatatttaccgTAACATCAAGGTAATATACTGAAAACGCATGATTAACGTCTTATTAACTTGAATTAATCTTtactattattaataataatattaacatgTGAAATATAATACTGCACTAAAAAcaacaattatgaaaaaacacaaaaaagcaacattaattttttatttattatgtatatgtatatttttaaagctttaatttaaaatttggCTTTAGACCACTAATTTTACTGAAGCATCCTTGTGACCTATTACATTAGCAAATTAATTAGTCAATATTTTTATTAGGTTACCACTCCTTCTGCGAATAAATTCCCTGAATAGTCACCCATGTTTGGGTAATTGCCTataaatatcacttttgttttatttaggaaAAGAATATCatccaacttttctttttttccttaaaatatacttATCATCTCAAAATTTTTCTCTCTCCTACTTGGAATGTcatgtcattaattttttttatatataaatgtataacttatcaaacttatttaattaaagttttatcctaattcttttttataaaaaaaattacacatgatATATTGATAATTGAAAATTAATCTAATTACACCAAAAGCTTaggttattttatttgatatgtaatcttcaaagtttcttttatctacttatttatttcaccacttaataatagttttaaaatataagtaCTTATACGAATtggtataataatttttttgttgtttattttatatactaaaaattcataaaatgtaaaagaaataaaacgaaattttatattttacacattaagtttgttatttatatgagaataaaaaaataaaatcaccttttttgaaggaaagaaaaaattatgtagtcttgaaataaattaaactttttaagaaatattaacaaaatgatacCATCTTCAGTAATATTACaaatggatttttaaaatattactttattAATTCTTCTTTGCTTTTGATCGATGTAGAATGAAGTACGGATATAAATTAGTCTTtaattgtataataaaataaaatctaaatataatgatcacaggaaaaagtgaagaaactaaattaaaaataattttttttttaaatttatgtcttatcttatgaatttaatgatttGTTTATAGGAAATTACTTGTAAAAAAtctgcaaaaaaaatattttttcactatatatttatcaaaaattatcttACATAAAAAATTGCAAGTAATCTatgtccaaattaaattttttaggtAATAGTACATatcaaaaaaaaagttattgaattttgtttggcAGCAAAAAAATCGTAGGTTTGTTATCAATACTTTTAAATAAAAActtatattcttttattctctattactctatatttgaaggaaatataatatctttggattatattaatccaaaaattctTTTGTTTGATCccaaaaattagattttattcttttattctcatataaataacaaatttaatgtctaaaatatgaaatccggcgttttatttcttttacattttaagaatttttaatatataaaataaataataaaaaaattaagtgagtACCAATTTTTATAAgtacttgagttttaaatattattaaatggtgaaataaataaataaataaataaataaataaaagaaactttgaaaagtacatatcaaataaaataattcaaatttttggtgtagttaaattaatcttcaatgattaGTATATCatgtgtattatttttaaaaataagaattaggataaaattttagttaaataagtttgataagttaaatagatctatttatcaaaaaaagaaagaaattttaatgacatTGAATTCCAAGTAGGAGAGAGAAgatttttgaggtgttaagtatattttaaggaaaatagaaAGAGTTGAGTGATATTCTTGTTCTAACtgaaacaaaaatgatatttgtAGGCAATTTTCCTAACATGGGTGACCATCTAGGAAATTTACTCCTCCTTTTGTTTATATCATGACATAATATATTCGGAGTATGAGGATCGGACTATCTAACCTATTATATTAGCAAGTTAATTAGTCAATATTTTTATTAGGTTATAAATCACTCCTTTTGCTTATATCATGAcacaatatattcaaagtactgggGTCAGACTATCTAATTCATAATGTGAATAGGATGTAGAATCTTCAAGTTTTGTGAAATTAAGTTTACATATGTACTAACTATTTATAAAATGTATTATATCAttgtaattaataaattaaaatatttaaaagacatataaaaataatataaaaaattatttaattatccAAATAATTGCTGCGGCACATCAAATCAAATGCAATTGAAGGAGTAATACTTATCATGTAAATCACATATAATCATCTTACAAGTGATCATATTATGTAAATAATTTTAGAGCATATATTGCAACTTAAACTCATAATATAGCTAGTTTCTTAAACGTAAGAAAAAATCAACTCTGAAATGCCTAACAGCATGGTGCATCTGAAAAGGGTTCAACTGAATTCCCTTCTTCAAAAGATTACATTATTTAtagaataaattaataaaaaattacagtAGAAATATAAATTGTTGAATGTTACTAAAAAAATCGACTCTGCCTAATGTTGGaggaagaaaaaactaaaaatcaattaGTAGTATAACATATTGTGTTTAATTAATTTGTTACCACTTAATGAAGACAAAGCTTTCTTGACTTTAAGCTCACAACCATCACAATCCATTCTGACTTTGAGCTCCACCGTATGAAACAACCTCTTCTTCCTATTGGATTTATGAGTACTACTTCTCATCATATCAGAAATGTACTCCAAAGTTCCTCTAAGACccatattttctttttgttaatGAAgtctcattatttatttttttcttttttgcttccGATATGATATATCTTGTCTACTTATATAGGCATATTTGCTTCAACCAAGGGGTGAAAAGGGAAGGAGGTCCCCCAAGACAACGTAGAGCATCAGCttgatattttaataatataaacaAGCATGAATATCAAAGGGAGTCTCGAAGTAATTGAAaaaattgttgtcatgtgattAGGAGGTCACATGTTCAAGCCGTGGAAATAATCATTTGCAGAAATGAAAGGTAAAGTTGCCTACAATAAACCCTTTAGCCAAAACCTTCCTTAAATCCCGCACATAGCCAAAGTTTTATTGCGACTATCTTATACAAGCATGAAtcaatatatgttatatatagcTATTAATGTGTGAATAAGAAAGTAACTGAGTTAAagatattggaccaagaagtaaATTTGAAACTTGACTCGGtaaattaaaacttaaaagatAGGACAAGAACACATGCCCATTAAAAATGAACTAATTTCTCTTTTATACGCTCAACGATAATTTTATCAACTATCCTAAGAAATTTTTTACAACTAACTTTTAAacatatttatactttcaaaaagaatatgttattatataaaatgaaaaaatatatagttaatttcataaattgacaAAGTAATTTGGGACGACGAATGAACAAATAGGTGGTACTTTGCCTAAACTCTATGATTAAACAGGCAAACCACCAATAATTGAAAGAGTAGCTTCCACGTTTCGAGTTGGGAGGTATTGTTCTGAACATGTGTCAAATAATTGTTTACTTATAACTGTTTGGGTCAAATTCTTTACCGCTTGTCTAGATATACATAAATACTTTTATTAATTTACCAAATGAAAAAAAGttacttttttcattattatttatttatttattttattttttctctaggTGATTTCAAAAAAATGTGTACCTATCACTAAGATTTTGCATCACCAGATGTAAAAGAATTCTAtttattcaaaaaagattttttttaattttaaattatcatgTGTTATGTTTAAAATCACTAAgaacattttgatatattttatatatttttaattttgcatCATTAAGATTGTGtatcaaattaaaataacataaataaattgaGACAGGTGAGTATAAGAAAATCACTTTAGGTTTTAATCCTACCAAATACACCCAAGATATTTTTCTTTCCCCCCTTTTGTGGGCAAATAACATGAGAATAGTTTATTTAATGGAAGTTGTTGATTTTTCTCTTTCACTTTCCAGTATTAATTAGAgaacttgaatttgagattgttgaatttttgtttaaataaaagtaataaattgTTTATATAAGGAGGTGTCTTTTAAATAATGATTGTGTCAATTCATTTTTTTGTGtcaattcatttttaatttttcctcgTTCTTTTTAGATCCAATCTTTTGTGGTTtccaaagtattttttttatggaGTCTTTTTAATTTACAACTTTCCTCAAAAAGAATTAGTTTCTACTCCACAAGATTAAGTTTCTGTTCTTGTTTTTCTAAGAGAATCTCTTCGTTATTTGCTTAGTGTAGACTATATAGGGATGTtatattaactaaaaattatttGCGTATAATTTCATCGAAATATTGAAGATGAGAGGagtaaatatcaattttagaaaagtatGTCGCATGTGTTTCAAGCCTCAAATCTTGTGTTCGTTATTTATATAGTCAAGCCTTCATCTTTTATGTTCTTGAAATGTATTTTTCAACAAAGTCCTAGGTATAGAGAAAATCATTTCAAAGTATCACTCTCAGAATGAGCCATGTAGTGTGAAATTCAAATTAGTCGGAGTTTCAATATCGATACCGAATGCAGAgtgaggaaagaaaaagaaaagaggtgGGTGGAAGAAAGCTAGGCTAGTATCAGaggaaaatctaaaatttaatgTTTGTGGGTTCGttggtaaaataaaaattaaatatagtgGGTGACGGGGCTAGAACCCACAACCAaaacttttaattctttaaatttactagattttttaaatataaataaaagtacCACACAAAAATTACTTAGTAATTTTAGTAtacttatatgtatttttagtaaagAACAccttacatatattattttaaaattttgaagctTCTATTTTTAGGATGTTATTGCAACAATTTCCTAAAATGTAATGTcatgtcagttacagaatcatACATAGAAAAAACAGATTTTCGTTCGAATATTGTTCAACAATGTTTGAATTAATCTTTAGGAGAAGGTTTAGGGCGTGAATAAGCGGATTGAGTTGAATTTGTGCAAAATAAAATGACACGTGTTATAAATGCGTGAGTTATTGCTTGGTTTAAAAGTTATTTGAgctgaaataaattaaatgaaaagaggcctaaaatgtccttcaattatgtgaaatagtgtaaaaatattctccgtctacctattgggtctAAAATGGCCATCCTGTCCAGCTATTGGACCTAAAATGTCCTTTCCGTCTACTTATTGGAGctattttgtccttttatttaagaaaaaaattatataataccacaacttatctttattaacCTACATAAaatccttatcattattattaatatttaccaaataaatagcgcacaatatcaatttttcgtcattctaaattgatctgataaattaaaaaaaaaacataaatagccatttctttttaggaaaaatttcaaaaGTAGCAACTTAACggctataattataacttttataacaactgtttcataattacgaaaaatatcaagttgtattttgtatttaattaaatattgttatataaatacatatacaaattgaatAGTAGTTTCTATTTTAGCTCCATCAGTTAGAGTCAAATAAGGGAAGTAACCGTCTCTTAATTCATGTTACTTTTAATTATAAAGATTCATTttcctatttctctttcttttttatacttttattttttcgttttttatttttttctttctcatgttttttttctttttctatttttgtttcttttattatttttatttttttctttttctttttttctttccactttattttcactcttctatttctctctctcttttttttttgttatcctttttcatttttttcttttccattttcttttttttttcatttctcatatttttctttttctttttctatttttgttttcttattctttttttttttttctatttttctatttttatttctttaatatttaagtaaagtgttgctatataaatatatatacaaattgaaTAATAGTTTCTATTTAACTCCCATCAGTTAGGGTTAAATAAGAGAAGTAATCGTTCCTTAATTCATACTACTTTTAATTATAAAGATTCATTTTCCTTATATGactcttctattttatttttttatccttttagttttttctttatctttcgttttcttatttattttcctttctcctattttttcttttctttttctattttcgttttttttttatcattttttttattttttttctttccactttatttccactcttctatttctcttatttttttttttatccttttttgtttttttcttttccgttttcttattttttctctttctcatatttttttttcttttcctattttcgttttcttcttcttttttctatttttatttttttattttttcttttatttttacacttatatttctagcttttatttctcttttttttttttttcattttttacttctttttctttgaatttctcttttttctttttctcttttttttttattctttcatcttttacttttatttttaaaagacacatatctatatcacatatacatattcaaaaaatatacaaaatacatagacatacagatatatctgcatatgtatttacagaaatacatatttgACTCATGCATATacaaacatataggacacaaaatctctataacaaaaagtgACATAATACATTTGCCTAATTGCGCTTGAACTATACATTTCTTCTTCATGATGTAAACATCAGAAATATTATTATGACGAAAaatattcatcattcataaatacatatgcattaatcataaatacatacgcattattcataaatagatatgcataactgaaaaatacatatgcatttatgaaaaaatacatatccattagtcataaatacatatgcacactgaaaaagtacatatgtattattcataaatacatatgcatctaTAAAAATCTAAGcagaactaaaaatatattttcaaatcaataaatatagcaTGCAGGCCCATAAAAACGTATGAATAACTAGAAAATtcatatgtattattcaaaaatacatatgcatatctgaaaaaatacatatgcattagttataaatacatatgcaatctggtaaaatatatatgtattattcataaatatttatgcataactaaaaaaatacatatgcatttctcataaatacataacatatgcacaactgaaaaaataCACATTATTTCTTTTCGTTTCACTTCCttctttttcacatatttttgcacTTTTGGGGGTTTTAGAGATGAAGGTTTTCTCAATGTTTTACGTTTCATGATTTTTTCGATATTTTTCGGCTCGGCACAATGCTTCGATCTCACCTTTTCTATGTCAACTTCACTGTCCAACTGAATAGGAGTAGAGATCAACTTAAAACAAAAATccacaatctttcaacaaaaaaaatcacaaaaccaCATCAAATAATGTAGAAAAAATTACAGTATACCTCCATCAAATAATGTATCCCTCCATTATAGCAGACCTccacaatctttcaacaaaaaaaatcacaaatccccctcccaaaaaaaatgaagaggacggatgaagaaaaaatataaattatatgaaaagataaCATGCAAATATTGTAAACAAGATTACTTAGGCTACTAATTAACTCGCTATATTAGTAAGACTCTTTAAAATTGTTATGGTatgattatatcttttaaaatgtataaaaaatttaCACGTATCTGTCGATATTTTTAGAagtccaaaaatcataaattactaGGAAAAAATGACTTACATATCACTACCGTAGGCCACAAAAAAATTTGAGAGAATGAGAGATTCTCAATACAAATTTCTACTACAAATTTAATTAAAACTGTCactattattattgatttgtCTCTGTTTATGCAATAATGTTTGTAGGTAGttgattaaaaaatttaagatgttaaattaattttacagttcaatgaaagaaaaagataaaaaataatggtTTAAAGGGTAGTTTGATAAATATCAACTTACCTTATTTGATGGagcacaatttaaaaaaaaaaaaggaaaagaaattgaATAAAGTGGAGTGAAATAtgggagaaaattgaaaaaaatggagtgaaaataggaaaaagtaaaaaagtGGGTGAAACCCATATGCTTTTCAATATAATGATCAAAATACTGCTACTTTTGCTATAGCTTGT is from Capsicum annuum cultivar UCD-10X-F1 chromosome 5, UCD10Xv1.1, whole genome shotgun sequence and encodes:
- the LOC107872587 gene encoding heavy metal-associated isoprenylated plant protein 23, which gives rise to MGLRGTLEYISDMMRSSTHKSNRKKRLFHTVELKVRMDCDGCELKVKKALSSLSGVKSVEINRKQQKVTVTGYVEANKVLKKAKSTGKKAEIWPYVPYNLVAQPYAAAAYDKKAPPGYVRRVDQNPTIGTVSRFEDNAYVTIFSDDNPNACSVM